The genomic segment GGTCAGGGTCGTACAAAGACCCGGCTCCCTGGAGAAGTACTCGCAGGGCACGGTTGGGCGTTTCGGCTCGCCGGTAACTGCGCCGGGTGGTCAGTGCGTCATAGGTGTCGGCGGTGGACACCAGGCGACTGAAGAAGTGGGCGGGGCGCGAGTAGGTCAGATTCGGATATCCCTGCCGGTCATACCGGGCGTGATGCTCAAACGCGACGACTGCGGCGATCTCCTGACCAGGGGCGGCCGCAGCCAAAATGGCAGCAGCACCCTCTTGCGGGTGGAGTTTGATCTCGGCCCACTGCTCGGTGTCGAGGCGTCCGGGCCATTGCAGGGTTTGGATGGGAACCCGAACTTTGCCGATGTCGTGAAGTAATGCTCCGACGGCCAGAAGCTTGATCTCCTCTTCGTCTAGACCAACCATCCTCGCCAGGGCGATGGCGAGGATACAAACGTTTACGGAGTGGTAGAACGTGTATTCGTCGTGGCTCTTCATGGTCGAGAGCAAAACAGAGGCGGCCGGCTGGGAGAGCGTTTGCTCGACAAGCTGTTCAACGACCCACGTGGCTCCCGTCAAGTCAAACGACTCATCCGAATCGAGTGCCAGCGACACGCCGCGCAGAACGTCAAGGGACCGGGCATATGAGCGACGAAGACCCGTAAACCCCGTTTCGGTTTCGAGCTCTGATCGGGAGTACGGTCGCTCGTTCAGACGGATGGTGCCTTCGGCGGGCACATCACCAGATGTCGCCGCCAGGAAGGCGGCCAGGTCGTGGACATCGCCCCGAGAAACCCTTGAGGTCAACGTGACAGAATCCACCCCGCGAGCTTGCA from the Acidimicrobiia bacterium genome contains:
- a CDS encoding HD domain-containing protein, translating into MSDQRTRDFFNHLRSASRQMALYPEEHPALVEVVNKATDAANALLYDSAETAITIIGDSLYLERTILPHASLEFNRLLRDMQARGVDSVTLTSRVSRGDVHDLAAFLAATSGDVPAEGTIRLNERPYSRSELETETGFTGLRRSYARSLDVLRGVSLALDSDESFDLTGATWVVEQLVEQTLSQPAASVLLSTMKSHDEYTFYHSVNVCILAIALARMVGLDEEEIKLLAVGALLHDIGKVRVPIQTLQWPGRLDTEQWAEIKLHPQEGAAAILAAAAPGQEIAAVVAFEHHARYDRQGYPNLTYSRPAHFFSRLVSTADTYDALTTRRSYRRAETPNRALRVLLQGAGSLYDPDLVQTFIKMVGVYPVGSLLELDTGGIVMVTGNHQDPSELADVVLVRAPDGLILSEPEPTTLKDRIIVDQLTSDRAGVDPAALIEQLDLDG